One Pirellulales bacterium DNA segment encodes these proteins:
- a CDS encoding SGNH/GDSL hydrolase family protein, whose amino-acid sequence MSEPADPRDAESLHQYTRVLAVGDCNTYGLHEPPIGNTILDKFCRCLELAGYPTVSQNLGCGMATSREGIVLMNERAKPADVVLINF is encoded by the coding sequence ATGTCTGAACCTGCAGATCCCCGTGATGCGGAGTCTCTGCACCAGTACACCCGCGTCTTGGCCGTCGGCGACTGCAATACGTACGGCCTGCACGAGCCGCCAATTGGCAACACAATCCTCGACAAATTCTGCCGCTGCTTGGAACTCGCCGGCTACCCGACCGTCTCGCAGAACCTGGGCTGCGGCATGGCCACGTCGCGTGAAGGCATCGTGCTTATGAACGAGCGTGCCAAACCTGCCGATGTCGTACTCATCAACTTTG